A single window of Gavia stellata isolate bGavSte3 chromosome 14, bGavSte3.hap2, whole genome shotgun sequence DNA harbors:
- the LOC104254304 gene encoding LOW QUALITY PROTEIN: transforming growth factor beta activator LRRC32 (The sequence of the model RefSeq protein was modified relative to this genomic sequence to represent the inferred CDS: deleted 4 bases in 4 codons; substituted 1 base at 1 genomic stop codon), giving the protein MELESREYLTAGGLEEAGGRASPSRGTTSKPLCFPKYHLCLLAFNFVVGPADHLSPVQPCLLPIPLFLFPFLVASCTFFPPCKLMSFFSHFRSYEHPHALSPSPVPSXNLFIQSPAPAQLARETGGAGRGWQCPQPNMLLFEHRLAERGCLLLWLLPSVLRAQSNGEARPRPTPCQQSPTKVSCKGVGLRKFPKELGQGVKYLELSNNFIQNLSGSHMPGFGQLEYLDLCLNQLEAVSATTLAQLPQLRALLLGSNHLDRNYLTNGRAFRLLRNIEVLDLSANNLESHMAGWYISNLTRLRTLDLSGNKMTRLPAGIFRSTPQLRELDLSNNYIIEIEEGAFEALGELEVVNLALNSLHCISGFSLMQLRVLNLSHNALELFVSEEGAEPYLLQVLDLSHNRLLYFPELPKAHYLTHLNLSNNLIASLLPGSHHPGEFVLRYEEMARFNRTLHTAAGLTHVTDLDLSNNRLQLFPFTFFHSLGSLHSLSLAMNCLQDVAGESLAGSMEPSDHSPAPPERATLSVRSLDLHSNAIRVLPRWFFDSLPQLETIDLGSNSLQPCESQGSDRGGNSGGGSRVPAPGGTCTPFYNVPRLKHLSLCKNNITRLHPYAFNQTSLLSLDLSGNKDLFVPKEALGGLEFSLQKLSLRGNQMDDSKAELPCLDTLKVLDLSGNNLSLLPTGLFCSPLESLDVRNNNLLMLEKPALVSWSRSLKDVSVAGNPFSCCSLAWLDTLRAAGVGVRDLDEALCAYWDESRNFSAKITSSPRWLCPPPKGTSSLALLVVMMSLFFLSSGACCLLKKGQNSPGCMGLRSNRVGEDPHPPKREEPAEAKPADSITKV; this is encoded by the exons ATGGAGTTGGAGAGCAGAGAATACCTGACTGCAGGTGGCCTTG AggaagctggaggaagagcaagTCCAAGCAGGGGAACTACCTCCAAAcctctctgctttcccaagTACCACCTCTGCCTCCTGGCATTTAATTTC GTGGTTGGTCCAGCCGATCACCTGAGT CCGGTgcagccctgcctcctgcccatcccgctgtttctctttcccttccttgtAGCTTCGTGCact tttttccccccctgcaAGCTtatgtctttcttttcccacttccgTAGCTACGAACACCCACATGCCTTATCTCCTTCCCCCGTCCCATCCTGAAACCTATTTATACAGAGCCCGGCTCCTGCCCAGCTTGCCAGAGAG ACTGGAGGAGCAGGACGGGGCTGGCAGTGCCCGCAGCCCAACATGCTCTTGTTTGAACACCGGCTGGCTGAAAGAGGATGcttgctgctctggctgctcccATCTGTTCTCAGAGCCCAGTCTAACGGGGAGGCGAGGCCCAGGCCCACGCCGTGCCAGCAG AGCCCCACAAAGGTGTCTTGCAAAGGAGTTGGCCTGCGCAAGTTTCCAAAGGAGCTTGGCCAAGGAGTTAAGTACCTCGAGCTCTCCAACAACTTCATCCAAAACCTGTCGGGCAGCCACATGCCAGGGTTTGGGCAGCTTGAGTACCTGGACCTGTGCTTGAACCAGCTGGAAGCCGTGTCAGCCACAACCCTGGCTCAGCTACCCCAGCTGCGTGCGCTCCTCCTGGGATCGAACCACCTGGACCGCAATTACCTCACTAACGGGAGAGCCTTTCGTCTGCTTAGGAATATAGAGGTCCTGGACCTGTCGGCAAATAACCTGGAGAGCCATATGGCAGGCTGGTACATCAGCAACCTCACCAGGCTGAGGACGCTCGATCTCTCCGGGAATAAGATGACCAGGCTGCCGGCGGGAATCTTCCGGAGCACGCCACAACTACGGGAGCTCGACCTCAGCAACAACTACATCATAGAAATTGAGGAGGGAGCTTTTGAGGCTCTGGGAGagctggaggtggtgaactTGGCTTTGAATTCCCTCCACTGTATCTCTGGCTTCAGCCTCATGCAGCTGCGAGTTTTAAATCTCAGCCACAACGCCCTGGAGCTCTTCGTCTCGGAGGAGGGAGCGGAGCCCTACCTGCTTCAAGTGCTCGACTTGAGCCATAACAGACTCCTCTATTTTCCAGAGCTCCCCAAAGCCCACTATCTCACACACTTAAACCTCTCCAACAACCTTATTGCTTCCCTGCTCCCAGGCTCACACCATCCGGGGGAGTTTGTACTGCGCTACGAGGAGATGGCGAGGTTTAATAGGACCTTGCATACCGCGGCTGGTCTGACACATGTAACTGACTTGGATCTCAGCAATAACCGGCTGCAGCTGTTCCCATTTACCTTCTTCCACAGCCTGGGCTCTCTGCACAGCCTCAGCCTGGCTATGAACTGTCTCCAGGACGTAGCCGGGGAGTCACTCGCTGGCAGCATGGAGCCCAGTGACCACTCGCCCGCGCCGCCGGAGCGTGCCACCCTCTCTGTGCGCTCGCTGGACCTCCACAGCAATGCCATCCGTGTGCTGCCACGCTGGTTTTTCGATTCTCTGCCTCAGCTGGAAACGATCGACCTGGGCTCCAACAGCCTCCAGCCTTGTGAGAGCCAGGGGAGCGATCGGGGAGGGAATTCGGGAGGGGGCTCTCGCGTGCCAGCCCCGGGAGGCACCTGCACCCCCTTCTACAACGTGCCTCGCTTGAAGCATCTCAGTCTTTGCAAGAACAACATTACCAGGCTGCACCCCTACGCCTTCAACCAGACCTCGCTGCTCTCCCTAGACCTGTCGGGGAACAAGGACTTGTTCGTGCCTAAGGAAGCCCTGGGGGGGTTGGAGTTCTCCCTGCAGAAACTCTCTCTGAGGGGCAACCAGATGGACGACAGCAAGGCAGAGCTCCCCTGCCTGGACACGCTCAAAGTCTTGGACCTCTCAGGCAATAATTTGAGCCTTTTGCCCACAGGTCTTTTCTGCTCCCCGCTGGAAagcctggacgttcgcaataaTAACCTGCTGATGTTGGAAAAGCCGGCGCTCGTGAGCTGGTCCCGCAGCCTGAAGGACGTGTCCGTCGCTGGAAACCCCTTCAGCTGTTGCTCGCTGGCCTGGCTGGACACGCTGCGGGCAGCCGGTGTGGGCGTGCGGGACCTGGACGAAGCCCTCTGCGCCTACTGGGACGAGAGCAGGAACTTCTCAGCCAAGATAACCAGCAGTCCTCGGTGGCTTTGTCCACCTCCCAAGGGCACCAGCTCTCTGGCTCTGCTCGTAGTCATGAtgagccttttctttctcagctccGGGGCTTGCTGCCTTCTGAAGAAAGGGCAGAACTCACCGGGGTGCATGGGACTCCGCAGCAACAGGGTGGGGGAAGACCCCCACCCTCCCAAAAGAGAGGAGCCAGCCGAGGCGAAGCCAGCAGACAGCATCACCAAAGTGTAG
- the LOC104254956 gene encoding protein Wnt-11b-like, protein MGHPTAAAALLCQLGLSAAIQWLGLTESGSGVAWNESHHCRLLAGLVPDQFQLCRRNLEVMHSVVRAARQTKSVCQKTFADMRWNCSSVQRAPSFGPDLLKGTRESAFVYALAAAAVTHSIAQACTSGELPLCSCGSVPLEVPGPDFRWGGCGDNLRYGLQLGAAFADSPLKSSKPGTQALRAMNLHNNGVGRQVLSDSLDTKCKCHGVSGSCSVKTCWKALPNLDEIASELKSKYLAAIKVTHRLIGPRKQLMPKEMDVRPVKETDLVYLINSPDYCTPNLHLGSLGTQDRQCNKTSVGSDSCNLMCCGRGYNTYTEEVVERCHCKYHWCCYVVCKKCRRKVERYVCK, encoded by the exons ATGGGCCaccccaccgccgccgccgcgctgctctgccagctgggGCTCTCTGCGGCTATCCAGTGGCT CGGGCTGACGGAGAGCGGCAGCGGGGTGGCCTGGAATGAGAGCCACCACTGCCGGCTGCTCGCCGGGCTGGTGCCCGACCAGTTCCAGTTGTGCCGGAGGAACCTGGAGGTCATGCACAGCGTCGTCCGGGCCGCTCGCCAGACCAAGAGCGTCTGCCAGAAGACCTTCGCAGACATGAGGTGGAACTGCTCCTCCGTCCAACGTGCCCCCAGCTTTGGGCCTGACCTGCTGAAAG GAACTCGGGAATCCGCCTTCGTCTACGCCCTGGCTGCTGCCGCCGTCACGCACTCCATCGCCCAAGCCTGCACCTCGGGGGAgctccctctctgctcctgtggcTCCGTCCCCTTGGAGGTCCCCGGACCCGACTTCAGATGGGGTGGCTGCGGGGACAACCTGCGCTACGGCCTCCAGCTCGGCGCCGCTTTTGCTGACAGTCCCTTAAAATCCAGCAAGCCGGGGACACAAGCGCTCAGGGCCATGAATCTGCATAACAATggggtgggcaggcag GTGCTGAGTGACTCCCTGGATACCAAGTGTAAATGCCACGGTGTTTCAGGCTCCTGTTCGGTGAAGACCTGTTGGAAGGCACTGCCAAACCTGGATGAAATTGCCTCTGAGCTCAAGTCCAAGTACCTGGCAGCCATCAAGGTGACCCACCGGCTCATAGGGCCCAGGAAGCAGCTGATGCCCAAAGAAATGGACGTCAGGCCAGTGAAAGAGACGGATCTGGTTTATCTCATCAACTCTCCCGACTACTGCACGCCGAATCTCCACCTGGGGTCTCTGGGGACACAGGATAG GCAGTGCAACAAAACCTCCGTGGGCAGCGACAGTTGCAACCTGATGTGCTGCGGCCGCGGCTACAACACCTACAcggaggaggtggtggagagGTGTCACTGCAAGTATCACTGGTGCTGCTACGTGGTGTGCAAGAAGTGTCGGCGGAAGGTGGAGAGATATGTCTGTAAATAA